From a single Rutidosis leptorrhynchoides isolate AG116_Rl617_1_P2 chromosome 5, CSIRO_AGI_Rlap_v1, whole genome shotgun sequence genomic region:
- the LOC139847855 gene encoding probable zinc transporter 10: MASNSKNLSVVLFFMVFLCTKVLAQCEDETNNSCNNKSKALTLKIIGIAVILITSIIGVCLPLITRSIPALNPDRSLFVIVKAFASGIILATGFMHVLPDSFDMLRSSCLSDNPWHKFPFTGFVAMLSAIFTLMVDSMATSMYTTKNNAILAEGGEMDVVDHEMAMANGGGMQLHGHHHGPKGPIGPQLLRYRVVAMVLELGIVVHSIVIGLGVGASNDVCTIKPLIAALCFHQMFEGMGLGGCILQAEYKMIKKAVLAFFFSVTTPFGIALGIALSKTYKENSPSALITVGLLNASSAGLLIYMALVDLLAADFMGSKLQGSIKLQIKSFVAVLLGAGGMSLMAKWA; encoded by the exons ATGGCTTCTAATTCAAAAAATTTATCAGTTGTCCTCTTTTTTATGGTGTTTCTATGCACCAAAGTCTTGGCACAATGTGAAGATGAAACCAACAATTCATGTAATAACAAATCCAAGGCTTTAACCTTAAAAATTATCGGTATTGCAGTAATTCTCATCACAAGTATTATAGGGGTATGTCTACCTTTGATCACTCGTTCCATCCCTGCCCTTAATCCAGACCGTAGTCTTTTTGTCATCGTTAAAGCTTTTGCTTCAGGCATAATTTTGGCTACTGGATTTATGCATGTTTTGCCCGATTCATTTGACATGTTGAGGTCTAGTTGTTTGTCTGATAACCCATGGCATAAGTTTCCTTTTACGGGCTTTGTGGCTATGTTATCGGCTATTTTCACTCTTATGGTGGACTCAATGGCTACAAGCATGTATACTACTAAGAACAACGCAATTTTAGCCGAAGGCGGTGAGATGGACGTGGTAGATCATGAGATGGCTATGGCAAATGGTGGTGGTATGCAATTACATGGACATCATCATGGCCCAAAGGGCCCAATAGGACCACAACTTCTTCGCTATCGTGTCGTAGCCATG GTACTAGAGCTTGGAATAGTTGTTCACTCAATAGTGATTGGACTAGGAGTTGGAGCATCAAATGATGTTTGCACAATTAAGCCATTGATTGCAGCTCTTTGTTTCCATCAAATGTTTGAAGGCATGGGTCTTGGTGGTTGCATTCTTCAG GCTGAGTACAAGATGATAAAAAAAGCGGTACTAGCGTTTTTCTTCTCGGTAACAACTCCATTTGGGATCGCTCTTGGGATAGCGTTGTCAAAGACATACAAAGAGAATAGCCCGAGTGCGTTGATCACTGTAGGATTACTTAATGCTTCGTCCGCTGGATTACTTATTTACATGGCGTTGGTTGATCTTCTTGCAGCCGATTTCATGGGTTCAAAGCTTCAAGGAAGCATTAAGCTTCAAATTAAATCTTTCGTCGCTGTCTTGCTTGGCGCTGGCGGGATGTCACTAATGGCAAAATGGGCTTAA